Proteins encoded in a region of the Paenibacillus pedocola genome:
- a CDS encoding phosphoribosyltransferase produces the protein MSAFLARLSESISKAKNVRIYKNKDTAYDFKLYPFGERGTYIDPELISEITDNLASSITEQFPAFDYIVSPEPGGHTWGMLAAYKLMKPMNILRLSTELYENYEVCIKRETAYNENYIYFDGFTAGDRVLILDDVISSGATIRCIAQQMADMGVELVGVQGILAKGEHYKQLETDYGIPVRVLSKV, from the coding sequence ATGAGCGCATTTCTTGCAAGACTCAGCGAATCCATCAGCAAGGCCAAAAATGTGAGGATTTATAAAAATAAAGATACCGCCTATGATTTCAAGCTGTATCCTTTTGGCGAACGTGGCACGTATATCGATCCCGAGCTGATTAGTGAAATTACCGATAATCTGGCCAGCAGCATTACAGAGCAGTTCCCCGCTTTTGATTATATCGTTTCGCCCGAGCCGGGCGGTCACACCTGGGGCATGCTGGCAGCCTACAAGCTGATGAAGCCGATGAATATTCTACGCCTCAGCACCGAGTTGTACGAGAATTACGAGGTTTGCATTAAGCGGGAGACGGCTTATAACGAGAACTATATTTATTTTGACGGTTTTACGGCCGGAGATCGGGTACTTATTCTTGATGATGTGATCAGCTCAGGCGCAACGATCCGCTGCATCGCCCAGCAAATGGCGGATATGGGGGTAGAGCTCGTCGGGGTGCAGGGTATTCTGGCCAAAGGTGAGCACTAT